Part of the Candidatus Buchananbacteria bacterium CG10_big_fil_rev_8_21_14_0_10_42_9 genome is shown below.
GAATACTAATTACAATAACTTAGAACACTGTGCCCTAGATGGACTAACGCCCAATGAGGCGCTAGAAAGGGTGCAAAATGTGTGTGCCTAAAACATTTGGTTATTTTGTCATTGCGATGAGCGTAGCGACGTGGCAATCCCTGAAATCCTCACGTCGCCCGCTTAAGGCGGTCTCCTCCCGCCAGAGGCGGACAAGCAGGATGACAATCGGGTAACCTACTTTATACCCTAACTCCTCAATAAGCGATGATAAGTAATCGCAAAACGATGGGCTTATTCAAGAAAGTAATAATAACTTTAAGCCAAAATACCAAAAAAGAAAAACAAATCCCAAAACGCGTGGGTGGTAGCGGCAATGCCATATCCGCGGCGCAAGTATAAAAAGGAAAAAATAATAGCCATTAAAAAAATGCCAATCAAAGAAAAAGGATTAGCAACGCCTTTATAATGCAGCACTGTAAAAACCAGTGCTGAAGCGCCAATTGCTTTGAGCAAAGCGCCCTGATCATCGGAAAACTTCGGGTACATTTTATTTTTAAACAGTTCGTAGAGCAAGCGGATGCCAATGACCCGAAATACCAGCTCTTCGAACACGCCAGCGCCAATACTGCCGATAAAAATAGACCAAAAATCCCGCAAGTTATTAGCGTAGGCCATGTAGCGCGCGCTTTCATTTGGTTGAAACGTAAAAAATTCCGGCGTGTTACGGTAAAAAAAGATACCTAAAAAAAGTGCAATGCCAACTGTCCAAAACAAAACTTCAGCCAGCATCAATAAAAAATATTTAAAACGAATGCGAATTTTCTGCTCTTTGATTTGGTTGACGACAAATAAAATAGCTATAAAAATAACTACCCCGGCTATTGCCGCGCTGATAGTTGGGCCAAGTAAGAAAACAAAAAAATAATATCCTAAACGTAAAAATGAGTCACCAATGTTTTGCCCGCGTGCGCCAAAGAAAATACCAAATTCATAAATTAACAAAAACGGCAAAATAAACAAAATGCTATAAACAGCTGAACGGGAAGACTCTAAGTAGTCGCGAAACATAAGGATAGTATATCAAAAAACGACACATTGTGTCTTTCGGGACTTCAATCCGGAATCCTGGCATGAAACTGGATTCCCGCTTCCGCGGGCATGGCATGATGAAGGATTATCGCATGCCCTTGCTGCGTAACACCCTGTGATAAGTAATCGCAAAACGATGGGCTTCGTCGCGGATGTGCTGGAGTAGTTTAAGGGCGTCAGTGCGGCGGGAAAAGCGAAATGGATATTGGGTGTAGGTGGTGTACACTTCTTCGTGTTTTTTAGCTAAACCAATCAAGGGCAATTGAATGCCAATTTCGCGAAAGGCAGAAAGCGCGGCTGACATTTGCGGTTTGCCGCCGTCAACAATCACTAAATCCGGCAGTGTTTTATTTTCTTTTACCAGTCTTAAATAGCGGCGCAGCACTACCTCGCGCATTGAATCATAATCGCTTTGGCCTTCAACTGTTCTAATTTTAAACCGGCGATAATTGCTTTTGTCCGGCTTGCCATCTTTGAAATACACCATTGACCCAACTTTATTAGTTTCACCTAAGTTGGAAATATCAAAACATTCAATCGTTCGTGGCACATTTTCTAGCTTCAATTTTTGACGCAGTTCAAATAAAGCACTTTCTTCTTCTTTTTCCTTAGTTAAAATATTGGTCTTGACTAAATCAAGTAATTTAACTTTGTCGCCTCTCTGCGGAACGGTGAAACTGACTTTTTTGCCTTTGGCTTTGGTTAAATACGCCGCCACTAATTTTTGGTTTTCAAAACGTTCAGGAATTATTATTTCTTCCGGGATATCGTGGGTTTCATAATAACGGGTAATAAAATCCTCTAATAAAGCTAACTCTTTTTTAAACACAAATTCTTGCTTGCCTGTAATCACACCTTTGTTGATGCGAAACACGCCAAAAATGGTTTGCTTGGCGGTAGCGACGTAGTTAATAACGTTTTGGTCATACCGTTTTTTTAAATCGACTCGCTGCTGGGTGGCTAAAGATTGCAGCGCCCGCATTTGATCCCGCTTCAGTTTAGCAATTTCATACTCTTGGCGTTTGGAAAATTTATCCATCTCAAATTCAAGCTTTTTTGTCAACGGTTTAATATCACCTTTTAAAAGCATTTCAGCTAATGTAACATTACGCACGTATTCGCCTTCGGAAATGTTGTTAATACACGGCGCGGAGCATTGGTTGATGTGGTAGAGCAAGCATGGCCGCTTGGGTAACTTTTTGCAAACCCGTAATTTGAAAAGTGAATTGGCTAAGCGAAGAACGTGCTGGCGAGAATAACCGCTGGGATAGGGGCCAAATAATTTTTTGTCCGGAGATTTGGTGCGCGTCGTCACCAGCCGCGGAAATTTTTCCTTCGTAATTTCAATATAAGCATATGTTTTATCATCTTTTAACATTATGTTATAAACTGGTTGGCGTTTTTTAATCAGCTTGTTTTCCAACAAATATGCCTCCAATTCGTTATCTGTTACAATGTAGTCAACCTTGGCAATTTCCGAAATTAGTTTCTCGGTTTTTGGGTCATGAATATTTTTAGTGAAATAACTTGCCACCCGTTTTTTAATATCTTTAGCTTTGCCAATATACAAAAGCTTGCCGGCGGAATTGTAATATAAATAGCATCCGGGTTGGTGCGGGAGATTAGTTAATTGTGTTTTTAGTTTGGGCATAATAATTGTTATCGCGAGAAATTTTCACTATTGATTCCTCTCCCCTGGCGGGAGAGGACTAAGGTGAGGGGGCATTCGATAATTTTTACCTACCTCACCCTCCCATCTCCTGTCAGGAGAGGGTCTTATAATACATCTTTTAAAAATTTTCCGGTGTGGCTCCAACGCGCCGATTTAGCAATGCGCTCGGGAGTACCTTCAGCCACTACCCGCCCGCCTTTGTCGCCGCCTTCTGGGCCAAGGTCAATTACCCAATCGGCGGACTTAATCACATCTAAATTGTGCTCAATCACTAAGACCGAATTACCTTTATCCACTAATCGGTTAAACACATCCAATAATTTTTTAACATCGTGAAAATGCAGGCCGGTGGTTGGTTCATCTAGCATATACAAAGTATTACCTTCACCGCGTCGGGATAATTCAGAAGTTAATTTAATCCGCTGGGCTTCACCGCCTGACAAGGTAGTCGCACTTTGGCCAAGTTCAATATACTCCAAGCCGACATCATACAGGGTTTGTAATTTATTTTGAATGCGTGGAATTTTATCAAAAAATTCTAAAGCCTCTTCCACCGTCATGTTCAACACATCCGCAATCGTTTTGTCTTTGTATTTTACCGTTAACGTTTCTTTGTTATAGCGGGTGCCTTTGCATTTTTCACATTCCACATACACATCCGGCAAAAAATGCATTTCAATTTTAATTACGCCGTCCCCTTCACAGTGTTCGCATCGGCCGCCGATGACATTGAAGCTAAACCGCCCAGGTTTATAACCGCGAACTTTAGCTTCTTTAGTTTGGGCAAAAAGTTCCCGAATATAGGTAAACACCCCCACATACGTAGCCGGGTTTGATCTGGGGGTGCGCCCGATCGGCGATTGGTCAACGAGTACAACTTTATCAATTTTTCCGTAACCTTTTAAGTCTTTGTGTTTGCCGGGTTTGTCGTTAGTGGCCCAAAATTTTGAGTACAAAGCTTGGTATAAAATGTCATTAACCAAAGTTGACTTGCCGGAACCGGAAACGCCAGTAACACAGCTAAAAACTTTTAACGGGATTTTAACATCAATGTTTTTTAAATTGTGCTCAGCCGCGCCAAGTACTTCTACGTGATCATAAGCTTTACGGCGTTTGCTTGGCACGTGAATAAATTCCTGTCCGGCAAGGTATTGGCCAGTCAGCGATTTTTTCACTTTTTCAATTTGCTTGGGTGTGCCGGCGGCGACCACGTGTCCGCCATGAATACCGGCGCCAGGACCTAAGTCCAACACATAGTCGGCATGGCGGATAGTTTCTTCGTCGTGTTCCACCACCACAACCGTGTTGCCGGTATCGCGTAATTTTTGTAGTGTGTTAATTAAACGTTTGTTGTCACGCTGGTGTAAACCGATGGAAGGTTCGTCTAAAATATACAACACCCCGCGCAGTTCCGAGCCAATTTGGGTCGCGAGCCGAATGCGCTGGCCTTCACCGCCGGACAGTGTAGCCGCCGAGCGAGACATAGTTAAGTAATCCAAACCAACGTCAACTAAAAACTGCAGCCGATTAATGATTTCTTTAATGATCAGCTTGGCGATTTCTTGTTCTTGCTTATTTAATTTTAAATTTTTAAACCATTCAGTCGCTTGGCCAATGGACATTTCGGTCACATCATAAATATTTTGATTATCAACGGTGACTGCTAAAACTTCCGGCTTTAACCTTCTGCCGCAGCAAGCGGAACAATCGCCTTGGCGCATAAACTTCAAAATTTCTTGTCGGCGATATTCGGATTCCGTTTGTTCATACAAGCGTTCCAGCTGCGGAATCACGCCTTCAAATTCGTTTGACCAGCTATACGTGCTGCCGCTTTTAGTGTGCCAATCATAGCGAATTTCCTCGTTAGTGCCATATAAAATAATTTTCTTGGCCTTTGGCGAAAGCTTGTTCCACGGCGTGCCAATATCTATTTTGTAATGGTCGGCGACT
Proteins encoded:
- the uvrC gene encoding excinuclease ABC subunit C (The UvrABC repair system catalyzes the recognition and processing of DNA lesions. UvrC both incises the 5' and 3' sides of the lesion. The N-terminal half is responsible for the 3' incision and the C-terminal half is responsible for the 5' incision), translating into MPKLKTQLTNLPHQPGCYLYYNSAGKLLYIGKAKDIKKRVASYFTKNIHDPKTEKLISEIAKVDYIVTDNELEAYLLENKLIKKRQPVYNIMLKDDKTYAYIEITKEKFPRLVTTRTKSPDKKLFGPYPSGYSRQHVLRLANSLFKLRVCKKLPKRPCLLYHINQCSAPCINNISEGEYVRNVTLAEMLLKGDIKPLTKKLEFEMDKFSKRQEYEIAKLKRDQMRALQSLATQQRVDLKKRYDQNVINYVATAKQTIFGVFRINKGVITGKQEFVFKKELALLEDFITRYYETHDIPEEIIIPERFENQKLVAAYLTKAKGKKVSFTVPQRGDKVKLLDLVKTNILTKEKEEESALFELRQKLKLENVPRTIECFDISNLGETNKVGSMVYFKDGKPDKSNYRRFKIRTVEGQSDYDSMREVVLRRYLRLVKENKTLPDLVIVDGGKPQMSAALSAFREIGIQLPLIGLAKKHEEVYTTYTQYPFRFSRRTDALKLLQHIRDEAHRFAITYHRVLRSKGMR
- a CDS encoding excinuclease ABC subunit UvrA encodes the protein MKEQEKITIKGAREHNLKNINVKIPINKFSVITGLSGSGKSSLAFDTLYAEGQRRYVESLSAYARQFLGLMNKPDVDSIKGLSPAISIEQKTVSKNPRSTVGTITEIYDYLRLLFARVGKPHCPNCGQPITAQSAESIAKLLLQEKGGTKMQILAPLVRGKKGTYEKLFDQVAKEGFSRVRVDGKMHDIEQRDSIKLNKQIKHTIEIVVDRIVVKKEVESRLTQAIETALAHGESLVTVIIGDKEKLFSAKNACVDCGLSFDDLQPRMFSFNSYFGACPECHGLGFSQELDPELVVPDTSLSIAGGAIKPWRNHLDGWRMQALESVADHYKIDIGTPWNKLSPKAKKIILYGTNEEIRYDWHTKSGSTYSWSNEFEGVIPQLERLYEQTESEYRRQEILKFMRQGDCSACCGRRLKPEVLAVTVDNQNIYDVTEMSIGQATEWFKNLKLNKQEQEIAKLIIKEIINRLQFLVDVGLDYLTMSRSAATLSGGEGQRIRLATQIGSELRGVLYILDEPSIGLHQRDNKRLINTLQKLRDTGNTVVVVEHDEETIRHADYVLDLGPGAGIHGGHVVAAGTPKQIEKVKKSLTGQYLAGQEFIHVPSKRRKAYDHVEVLGAAEHNLKNIDVKIPLKVFSCVTGVSGSGKSTLVNDILYQALYSKFWATNDKPGKHKDLKGYGKIDKVVLVDQSPIGRTPRSNPATYVGVFTYIRELFAQTKEAKVRGYKPGRFSFNVIGGRCEHCEGDGVIKIEMHFLPDVYVECEKCKGTRYNKETLTVKYKDKTIADVLNMTVEEALEFFDKIPRIQNKLQTLYDVGLEYIELGQSATTLSGGEAQRIKLTSELSRRGEGNTLYMLDEPTTGLHFHDVKKLLDVFNRLVDKGNSVLVIEHNLDVIKSADWVIDLGPEGGDKGGRVVAEGTPERIAKSARWSHTGKFLKDVL